From Roseburia hominis, the proteins below share one genomic window:
- a CDS encoding ABC transporter ATP-binding protein, with protein MTPILECRSLTKTYGNFCALSDVNLTLDRGQIVGLLGPNGSGKTTLIKLLNGLLTPTAGEVLIAGNTPGVSTKQIVSYLPDESYLKNGMQVKDVIRIFTDFYEDYMPERTYDMLRSLDIDPNRRLSSLSKGTREKVQLILVMSRKAQLYILDEPIAGVDPAARDYILKTIISNYDENATVLLSTHLISDIEQVLDRVIFLQNGHLTLNSTVDEIRQTHGKSVDAFFREVFRC; from the coding sequence ATGACCCCAATACTGGAATGCCGATCACTTACCAAAACATACGGGAACTTCTGCGCACTCTCCGACGTGAATCTGACGCTGGACCGCGGACAGATTGTAGGGCTTCTTGGCCCCAATGGAAGCGGAAAAACTACGCTGATCAAGCTGCTGAACGGCCTTTTGACCCCCACCGCCGGCGAGGTCCTGATTGCCGGAAATACTCCGGGCGTCTCCACCAAGCAGATTGTCTCCTATCTTCCGGATGAGAGTTATCTGAAAAACGGAATGCAGGTCAAGGATGTAATCCGGATTTTTACAGATTTTTACGAGGATTACATGCCGGAGCGCACTTACGATATGCTCCGCTCGCTTGACATCGACCCGAACAGGCGGCTTTCCTCCCTCTCAAAAGGGACGCGGGAAAAAGTACAGCTTATCCTCGTCATGAGCCGGAAGGCGCAGCTTTACATACTTGATGAGCCAATTGCCGGCGTTGACCCTGCGGCGAGAGATTACATTTTAAAAACGATTATCAGTAATTACGATGAAAATGCGACCGTCCTTCTCTCCACCCACCTGATCTCCGATATCGAGCAGGTGCTGGACCGTGTGATCTTCCTTCAGAACGGGCATCTGACCCTTAACAGCACGGTAGATGAGATCCGGCAGACACATGGGAAGTCCGTCGACGCATTTTTCAGGGAGGTGTTCAGATGTTAG
- a CDS encoding GntR family transcriptional regulator produces MPWELDNDRPIYLQLMDRLKADIISGRYQPGDRLPSVRELAMDAAVNPNTMQKALSELERDGLVFARRTSGRFITEDDTMLKKMKKDLARENIKTFLEAMLRLGFDKKEALELLEEILKEEEL; encoded by the coding sequence ATGCCATGGGAACTTGATAACGACAGACCCATATATCTGCAATTAATGGACCGCCTGAAGGCCGACATTATCTCCGGCCGCTACCAGCCCGGCGACAGACTTCCCTCCGTCCGGGAACTGGCCATGGACGCGGCAGTCAACCCCAATACCATGCAGAAAGCATTGTCAGAGCTGGAACGTGACGGACTTGTATTTGCCCGGCGCACCAGTGGACGTTTTATCACGGAGGACGATACGATGCTGAAAAAGATGAAAAAAGACCTTGCCCGGGAGAATATAAAGACCTTTCTTGAGGCCATGCTCCGGCTTGGATTTGACAAAAAAGAAGCACTGGAACTTCTCGAAGAGATCTTAAAGGAGGAGGAACTATGA